Below is a genomic region from Chloroflexota bacterium.
GACGCAACTGGAGGCTTTCGACCTTTATCGCGCCGAACTGTTGGCGTGGAACCAACGTTTCAACCTGACCGGGATCACAGACCCGGACGAGGTCGACACCAAACACTTTCTCGATTCCCTCTCTGTGTTGGTGGGGCTGACCCGAATCGACGGCAGGTCTGTGGCCGATCGGTTGGGGTCAGTTGCCAGGGCTGTTGACGTGGGCGCCGGCGCAGGGTTTCCCGGATTGCCGCTCAAGCTGGTCTGGCCAGGCTTGAAGCTCACCCTGGTTGAGTCGACGGGAAAAAAGTGCCGGTTTTTGACCCATATCGTCCAGCAGATGAAGCTGCAGGATGTCACGGTGGTCCAGGCGCGGGCAGAAGATTTTGGACAGGGAGAGGGCAGGGCCAGCTTCGACCTGGCCTTCGCGCGGGCGGTGAACCGGTTGCCGATATTGTTGGAGTACACACTGCCATTGCTGCACCGGGGCGGCTATCTGATAGCGCAAAAGGGCCGCGACCCCCAGGAAGAGGCCAGCGCTTCCGATCATGCCCTGCGCACCCTTGGCGGCGAGGTGCAGGATATCCTGCCGGTCACGGTTCCCGGACTGGACGCCCAGCGCACGTTGATCACGGTCGCCAAGGTGCGCAAGACACCCCAGGAGTATCCACGTCGCCCTGGCATGCCGAAACAGCAGCCGCTTTAGGTGTGGACGCGGGGACGCGGGGATGCTGAGACGCGGGGACGCGGGGACACGGGGACGCTGAGACGCGGGGACGCTGAGACGCGGGGACGCGGGGACACGGGGACGCAGGGACGCGGAGACGCGGGGACACGGGGACGCT
It encodes:
- the rsmG gene encoding 16S rRNA (guanine(527)-N(7))-methyltransferase RsmG → MKLQDGARHLGIDLSSTQLEAFDLYRAELLAWNQRFNLTGITDPDEVDTKHFLDSLSVLVGLTRIDGRSVADRLGSVARAVDVGAGAGFPGLPLKLVWPGLKLTLVESTGKKCRFLTHIVQQMKLQDVTVVQARAEDFGQGEGRASFDLAFARAVNRLPILLEYTLPLLHRGGYLIAQKGRDPQEEASASDHALRTLGGEVQDILPVTVPGLDAQRTLITVAKVRKTPQEYPRRPGMPKQQPL